The proteins below come from a single Chryseobacterium bernardetii genomic window:
- a CDS encoding FAD-dependent monooxygenase: MNKIAVVGAGISGLSMANYLEKHKIDYHIYERRSKEDLAGHGFLIPQEGIEYLNKIIDPDLLFEQGSFLKKYIQYSHTGKKIAEKDLSNVFAISRQALIRLLSANISSEKITYNATVIPSETEEKGKLKHPDGTTIEADITIVSDGSKSRIRRNLFKDEKMRQVQENEVVNIIKDETIAASVENDFIKFHHDQGGLTFGVLKLSHDTILWYSQFDNEKYKINEYTSDNLKGYMLELFADWHPLVSSIIQNSNYENVHLWCVYELEELNPFYKDNIVFIGDAAHPLIPFTSQGVTSALKDSYILTKYLIEEHTIAEAFRKYESERKPEIETHINNGRILLKQFLLPTDQQTDNILPISYK, from the coding sequence ATGAATAAAATTGCTGTCGTGGGCGCTGGTATTTCCGGCTTAAGCATGGCGAATTATCTCGAAAAACACAAAATTGATTATCATATTTACGAAAGAAGAAGCAAGGAAGATTTGGCAGGCCATGGCTTTCTTATCCCACAGGAAGGTATTGAGTATCTTAACAAAATTATAGATCCTGATCTCCTTTTTGAACAGGGAAGCTTTCTGAAAAAATATATTCAATATTCTCATACCGGAAAAAAAATTGCAGAAAAGGACCTCAGCAATGTATTTGCTATTTCCAGACAGGCCCTTATTCGTCTTCTGTCCGCAAACATCTCTTCTGAAAAAATAACATACAATGCAACAGTAATCCCCTCTGAAACAGAAGAAAAAGGAAAATTGAAACATCCCGACGGAACTACTATAGAAGCTGACATAACTATTGTTTCAGATGGTTCTAAAAGCCGCATCAGAAGGAATCTTTTCAAAGATGAAAAAATGAGGCAGGTACAGGAGAATGAAGTAGTCAATATTATTAAGGATGAAACTATTGCAGCTTCTGTTGAAAATGATTTCATAAAGTTTCATCATGATCAGGGCGGACTAACTTTTGGAGTTCTGAAGCTTTCTCATGACACCATTCTGTGGTACTCCCAGTTTGATAATGAAAAATATAAAATCAATGAATATACTTCGGACAATCTGAAGGGCTATATGCTTGAGCTTTTCGCTGACTGGCATCCTTTAGTCTCTTCAATCATTCAAAATTCAAATTATGAAAATGTACATTTATGGTGTGTTTATGAACTGGAGGAGCTCAACCCTTTTTATAAAGACAATATAGTATTCATAGGTGATGCAGCCCATCCACTCATTCCTTTTACAAGCCAGGGAGTTACCTCAGCACTTAAAGACTCTTATATCTTGACTAAATATCTGATTGAAGAGCATACAATCGCAGAGGCTTTTCGTAAATATGAATCGGAAAGAAAGCCTGAAATAGAAACTCACATCAATAACGGCAGAATATTATTGAAACAGTTTCTGCTTCCAACAGACCAACAGACAGATAATATTTTACCCATATCATACAAATAA